One genomic window of Chelonoidis abingdonii isolate Lonesome George chromosome 5, CheloAbing_2.0, whole genome shotgun sequence includes the following:
- the CNOT7 gene encoding CCR4-NOT transcription complex subunit 7, with the protein MPAATVDHSQRICEVWACNLDEEMKKIRQVIRKYNYVAMDTEFPGVVARPIGEFRSNADYQYQLLRCNVDLLKIIQLGLTFMNEQGEYPPGTSTWQFNFKFNLTEDMYAQDSIELLTTSGIQFKKHEEEGIETQYFAELLMTSGVVLCEGVKWLSFHSGYDFGYLIKILTNSNLPEEELDFFEILRLFFPVIYDVKYLMKSCKNLKGGLQEVAEQLELERIGPQHQAGSDSLLTGMAFFKMREMFFEDHIDDAKYCGHLYGLGSGSSYVQNGTGNAYEEEANKQS; encoded by the exons ATGCCAGCAGCTACGGTAGATCATAGCCAAAGAATTTGTGAAGTTTGGGCTTGTAACCTGGATGAAGAAATGAAGAAAATTCGTCAAGTTATACGGAAGTATAATTATGTTGCCATG GACACAGAGTTTCCAGGTgtagttgcaaggcctattggaGAATTCAGAAGCAATGCGGACTATCAGTACCAACTGCTGCGCTGTAATGTAGACTTGCTGAAGATAATTCAGCTAGGACTGACATTTATGAATGAGCAAGGAGAATACCCTCCAGGAACTTCAACTtggcaatttaattttaaatttaatttaac GGAGGACATGTATGCCCAGGACTCCATAGAACTACTAACAACTTCTGGTATCCAGTTTAAAAAGCATGAGGAAGAAGGAATTGAGACTCAGTATTTTGCAGAACTTCTTATGACGTCGGGAGTAGTGCTGTGTGAAGGAGTCAAATGGCTTTCCTTTCATAG TGGTTATGACTTTGGCTATCTAATCAAAATCCTGACTAACTCTAATTTACCTGAAGAGGAGCTGGACTTCTTTGAGATACTCCGGTTGTTTTTCCCCGTCATTTATGATGTGAAGTATCTCATGAAGAGCTGCAAAAATCTCAAG GGTGGATTGCAAGAAGTCGCAGAGCAGTTGGAGCTGGAAAGGATAGGACCACAGCATCAAGCAGGATCTGATTCTTTACTCACGGGAATGGCCTTTTTCAAAATGAGAGAA ATGTTCTTTGAAGATCACATTGATGATGCCAAATATTGTGGTCACTTGTATGGCCTTGGTTCTGGTTCTTCCTATGTACAAAATGGCACAGGAAATGCATATGAAGAAGAAGCCAACAAACAGTCATGA